A window of Lusitaniella coriacea LEGE 07157 contains these coding sequences:
- a CDS encoding delta-aminolevulinic acid dehydratase, with product MTLIDSNAWHHWVDQFCTVLFFGTVVGAFWFASRMD from the coding sequence ATGACACTCATTGACTCTAATGCTTGGCATCACTGGGTCGATCAATTCTGTACCGTTCTGTTTTTCGGAACCGTCGTTGGAGCTTTTTGGTTTGCCTCGCGAATGGATTAA
- a CDS encoding DUF421 domain-containing protein — MFNNPNALLDTLIIGAPAYLVIIFLLRISGKRTLSKWNAFDFVVTIAFGSILSTLLLSKDTSLLQGALAVGLLVFFQYAITWISVRSNVMQKLLKAEPSLLLYQGQLQHSILKRERVAKGEVLAAIRSSGIAAIEEVEAVVLETDGSFSVIPKFNSESRSALADVKYLPTAN; from the coding sequence TTGTTTAATAACCCTAACGCTCTACTCGATACGCTCATCATTGGCGCTCCTGCATATTTAGTTATCATCTTCCTACTCCGCATCTCTGGGAAACGAACCCTATCAAAATGGAATGCTTTTGACTTTGTTGTCACAATCGCCTTTGGGTCGATCTTGTCAACGCTACTCTTATCGAAAGACACTTCTTTGCTCCAGGGTGCTTTAGCCGTTGGATTATTGGTCTTTTTCCAGTATGCAATTACCTGGATTTCGGTTCGTTCAAACGTAATGCAAAAATTGTTAAAAGCAGAACCCTCATTACTCCTTTATCAAGGACAATTACAACATTCTATCCTCAAGCGCGAACGAGTTGCCAAGGGAGAAGTTTTAGCTGCCATTCGTTCCAGTGGAATTGCGGCAATTGAAGAGGTAGAAGCTGTTGTCCTCGAAACAGATGGAAGTTTTAGTGTTATTCCGAAGTTTAATAGCGAATCGAGATCTGCACTCGCAGATGTTAAATATTTACCCACGGCAAATTAA
- a CDS encoding glycosyltransferase family 2 protein, with translation MNSSFFPQQTEGSLPSLPIRLDLSVVVPIYNEVDSIPQLLEAIQNSLQDTGLSYEIICIDDGSRDGSAEQLKEQTQTIPQLRAILLRRNYGQTPAMAAGFHYARGQVIVSLDGDLQNDPADIPRLLAKLDEGYDLVSGWREKRQDAALTRLLPSKIANWLIGKITGVKIHDYGCSLKAYRSELLADMNLYGELHRFLPALAFIEGARITEMPVGHHARRYGESKYGLGRTFRVAMDLFTVFFMKKFLTRPMHIFGYVGLLSWVVGVLLGLYLTFAKFALGESLEGRPLLILTILLLLTGIQLFSIGLLGELLMRTYHESQGRPIYRVREIAEYRSREDTTAPQQS, from the coding sequence ATGAACAGCTCATTCTTTCCCCAACAAACTGAAGGATCGCTCCCTTCTTTACCCATACGTCTCGATTTGTCTGTCGTTGTCCCGATTTATAACGAAGTGGATAGCATTCCTCAATTGCTAGAAGCGATCCAAAATAGTCTCCAGGATACGGGACTCAGCTACGAAATTATTTGCATCGACGACGGTTCCCGCGACGGTTCCGCCGAACAGCTTAAAGAACAAACTCAAACCATTCCGCAGTTGCGCGCCATTTTGCTGCGCCGTAATTACGGTCAAACCCCAGCAATGGCTGCCGGATTTCACTACGCGCGAGGTCAAGTCATTGTGTCCCTCGATGGGGATTTGCAAAACGATCCGGCAGATATTCCCCGACTTCTGGCAAAACTCGATGAAGGGTACGATTTGGTGAGCGGATGGCGTGAAAAACGCCAAGATGCTGCTCTGACTCGATTGCTTCCCTCCAAAATCGCGAACTGGCTCATTGGCAAGATTACGGGGGTTAAGATTCACGATTATGGTTGTTCTCTCAAAGCCTATCGTTCGGAATTGCTGGCGGATATGAATCTTTACGGCGAATTGCACCGCTTTTTACCCGCTCTTGCGTTTATTGAAGGGGCAAGAATTACTGAAATGCCCGTCGGTCACCACGCTCGCCGCTATGGGGAAAGCAAGTATGGTTTGGGACGCACTTTCCGGGTTGCGATGGACTTGTTTACGGTCTTTTTTATGAAAAAGTTCCTGACGCGCCCCATGCATATTTTTGGCTATGTTGGCTTGCTTTCCTGGGTTGTAGGGGTTCTCTTGGGATTGTATTTAACCTTTGCCAAGTTCGCTCTTGGAGAAAGTCTTGAAGGTCGCCCGCTCTTAATTTTAACGATTCTTCTGTTGTTAACTGGAATTCAGCTTTTTAGTATCGGTTTGCTGGGAGAATTGCTGATGCGCACTTACCATGAATCTCAAGGTAGACCTATTTATCGGGTCAGAGAGATTGCCGAATATCGGTCGAGGGAGGACACAACAGCGCCACAGCAATCTTAG
- a CDS encoding DUF1877 family protein: MSTYCYFQQISPKVIIKLQIHPSVVDLFQDAHTLKEYSDNYWSGIESLQEDWEFVDEDLGEQERITPEIYEQISSDIPEIIEAGLVEDCWIGSTDSFDWLENEGLVGADIGNDGYYSYLSYLTPKQVEIMTEKLQKFQQQNYIKVYKILYPRSYEPEQNEEDEADFWKHFDTISSYCQEAVKSGNGMLLSYSG; this comes from the coding sequence ATGTCCACCTATTGTTACTTTCAGCAGATATCTCCGAAAGTCATAATAAAGCTGCAAATCCATCCTAGTGTTGTCGATCTTTTTCAGGATGCTCATACGTTAAAGGAGTATTCAGATAATTACTGGAGTGGCATAGAATCTCTTCAAGAAGATTGGGAATTTGTAGATGAAGATTTGGGAGAACAAGAACGAATTACTCCTGAGATTTACGAGCAAATTAGCTCGGATATTCCTGAAATTATTGAAGCGGGATTAGTCGAAGATTGTTGGATTGGGAGTACCGACTCTTTTGATTGGCTTGAGAATGAAGGATTAGTCGGTGCTGATATTGGTAATGATGGGTATTACAGCTATCTTTCTTATCTCACACCCAAACAAGTCGAAATAATGACAGAAAAACTACAAAAATTTCAACAGCAGAATTATATCAAGGTATATAAGATTTTATACCCCAGATCTTATGAACCCGAACAAAATGAGGAGGATGAAGCGGATTTTTGGAAGCATTTTGATACAATATCAAGCTACTGTCAGGAAGCAGTAAAAAGTGGCAATGGAATGTTATTGTCCTACAGTGGTTAG
- a CDS encoding ShlB/FhaC/HecB family hemolysin secretion/activation protein, with product MVFDKLRACRTSADPAQIAPFPTALLLQSLLCLGIISFVSPEARAIDLLLAPQAKPPNPTTSNTETDSIAQIPDLNEDRFIQPDTEPPEPLAPEEPAPEPQEPETPPQPIPSEPLPGNIQVNSITLVGSTIFSRDDFAEEIARLEGKKVAQEALEELTDRVTERYLEAGYITSRAILDEKSLASGDIQVQVLEGRVEEIEVEGTDRLGNYVRSRVGLGTTTPINTAALENQLRLLRSDPLFENVEASLRTGSEPGSSIVVVRVTETRPFRGSASVDNYSPPSVGSERISFNASYRNLTGLGDEVAASFRTTAQGGSRTVDVLYRVPLNPMNGTLQLRTSLNWNDVVQGIGQVLDISGNSQLYDISFRQPLVRTPSEELALSVGFTHQTGQTFTFAGPFPFGFGPDAEGRSTTSVFKFGQDYVLREVSGAWALRSQFNIGTGLFDATSNESPVPDSHFFSWLGQVQRVQVLNENNFLIISADLQLSSAGLLPSQQFVIGGGQSVRGYRQNVRAADNGFRFSIEDRITLQRDEAGVARFLFIPFFETGLVWNRSNNPNTLQDQRFIAGLGAGFIWQPIEPLTIKLDYGVPLVNLSDRGENAQDDGFYFSVIYQF from the coding sequence ATGGTGTTTGACAAATTACGCGCGTGCCGTACTTCGGCAGATCCCGCCCAGATCGCGCCCTTTCCCACTGCACTCCTGCTTCAATCCTTACTCTGTTTGGGCATCATTTCCTTCGTATCGCCAGAAGCACGAGCGATTGATTTGCTCCTCGCCCCTCAAGCAAAACCCCCCAACCCAACAACGTCAAACACCGAAACAGACTCAATTGCCCAAATTCCCGACCTCAACGAAGACCGCTTTATTCAACCCGATACCGAACCTCCCGAACCTCTCGCACCCGAAGAACCCGCCCCCGAACCGCAAGAACCAGAAACTCCCCCGCAACCCATCCCCTCCGAACCACTTCCCGGCAACATTCAAGTCAACAGCATTACTCTGGTTGGGAGTACGATCTTTTCTCGTGACGACTTTGCCGAAGAAATCGCACGGCTTGAAGGCAAAAAAGTTGCCCAAGAAGCACTTGAAGAATTAACCGATCGCGTGACCGAACGTTACTTAGAAGCAGGCTATATCACCTCCAGAGCGATCTTAGACGAAAAATCCCTCGCGAGCGGTGATATTCAAGTCCAAGTCCTTGAAGGTCGCGTAGAAGAGATTGAAGTTGAAGGCACAGACCGCTTAGGAAACTACGTGCGATCGCGCGTCGGATTGGGAACCACCACCCCCATCAACACCGCTGCATTAGAAAATCAACTGCGACTCTTGCGCTCAGACCCCCTCTTCGAAAACGTTGAAGCCAGTTTGCGCACGGGAAGCGAACCGGGAAGTAGTATTGTTGTCGTTCGAGTTACCGAAACTCGCCCTTTCAGAGGCAGCGCTAGTGTAGACAACTACTCACCGCCCAGCGTCGGTTCGGAACGCATTAGCTTCAATGCCAGTTACCGCAACCTCACGGGATTGGGAGATGAAGTTGCCGCCTCTTTTAGAACTACTGCCCAAGGCGGATCTCGCACTGTTGATGTCCTTTATCGCGTTCCCCTCAATCCGATGAATGGCACGCTGCAACTGAGAACTTCCTTGAATTGGAACGACGTGGTACAAGGAATCGGTCAAGTTTTGGATATTAGCGGAAACTCCCAACTCTACGACATTAGTTTCCGGCAACCCCTGGTGAGAACGCCCAGCGAGGAATTAGCGCTCTCTGTGGGTTTTACCCATCAAACCGGTCAAACCTTTACCTTTGCGGGACCCTTTCCCTTTGGATTTGGGCCCGATGCAGAGGGACGAAGTACCACCAGCGTGTTTAAGTTCGGACAGGACTACGTACTGCGAGAAGTATCCGGGGCGTGGGCATTGCGCTCGCAGTTCAATATTGGGACGGGTTTGTTCGACGCAACCAGCAACGAAAGTCCGGTTCCCGACAGTCACTTTTTTAGTTGGTTGGGACAGGTGCAGCGCGTGCAAGTGTTGAATGAAAATAACTTTTTGATTATTTCTGCGGATTTGCAACTATCGAGTGCGGGGTTATTACCTTCCCAGCAATTTGTGATTGGGGGCGGTCAATCGGTACGGGGCTATCGGCAAAATGTGCGGGCGGCAGATAATGGGTTTCGCTTCTCGATTGAAGATCGCATCACCCTACAACGGGACGAAGCCGGGGTTGCTCGATTTTTGTTTATTCCCTTTTTCGAGACGGGTTTGGTGTGGAATCGGTCGAATAACCCCAATACGCTGCAAGATCAGCGCTTTATCGCAGGATTGGGGGCGGGTTTCATTTGGCAGCCCATCGAACCGTTGACCATTAAACTCGATTATGGCGTTCCTTTAGTTAATTTGAGCGATCGCGGGGAAAATGCCCAAGATGATGGCTTTTACTTCAGCGTCATTTATCAGTTTTAA
- a CDS encoding dihydrofolate reductase family protein — protein sequence MRKLKYYVACSLDGFIAHQDGSFDGFLMEGEAVTDYIESLKNFDVVLMGRKTYETGLKEGKTNPYPMMKSYVFSQTMKESPDEKVELVSENAGKLVRRLKQETGRDIYLCGGGNLATTLFAENLIDEIILKINPFLMGSGIPLFADVIPQTALELTNSRIYDSGIVWLNYEAKH from the coding sequence ATGCGAAAACTCAAATATTACGTTGCTTGTAGCCTTGATGGATTCATTGCTCATCAAGACGGTTCATTCGACGGCTTTTTGATGGAAGGCGAAGCCGTAACCGACTATATCGAATCTCTAAAAAACTTCGATGTCGTTCTTATGGGACGCAAAACCTACGAGACGGGTTTAAAAGAAGGGAAAACAAACCCATATCCAATGATGAAAAGTTACGTTTTCTCGCAGACCATGAAAGAAAGTCCAGATGAAAAAGTTGAGCTGGTTTCAGAGAATGCAGGCAAATTAGTTCGACGCTTGAAACAAGAAACGGGTCGAGATATTTATCTTTGTGGCGGTGGGAATTTAGCAACAACGCTATTTGCAGAAAACTTGATTGACGAAATCATCCTTAAAATCAATCCCTTTCTTATGGGTTCGGGAATTCCACTTTTTGCTGATGTTATTCCACAAACGGCTTTAGAACTTACAAACAGCAGGATTTACGATAGCGGAATCGTCTGGCTGAACTACGAAGCGAAACATTGA
- a CDS encoding DUF2949 domain-containing protein, which yields MKTSILNQFINFLQEELALPSESIKTALRQCEENIGIGHLPMVLWQYGLVNLKQLDLIFEWLETA from the coding sequence GTGAAAACTTCAATTCTAAATCAATTTATCAACTTTCTTCAGGAAGAACTGGCACTTCCTTCTGAATCCATCAAAACTGCCCTCCGTCAGTGCGAAGAGAATATCGGAATCGGTCATTTACCGATGGTTCTTTGGCAGTATGGTTTAGTTAACCTCAAGCAATTGGATTTGATTTTTGAGTGGCTAGAAACCGCTTAG
- a CDS encoding baeRF7 domain-containing protein has translation MDYDEFDLAIYMDLISQVEIEDLAKIEQQPCVSIYIPTVMAGPETRQNSIRYKNAITEAEEHLEKRGSSDTQVQEILKPARLLIEDYDFWQNQSEGLAVFIAADFLRYYRLPHCFTQSSVVSSRFQLKPLLPWFARDRKFYLLALSQNELKLFLCDRYGIQEVEDLPDEVPQSLAEALRYDDPQKQLQHHSGDGSGSAAVYHGQGVGTTDNKEKIKEYCQKIDSGLQSLFNKESFPLVLAGVEYVVSIYQQANSYAHLLSEGVIGNPENIQHQELHQQALQVIEPRWQAEEQQAIATYQESIQLADTTEKASSQLERIVPAAYNGQVDTLLIAEDWEAWGKFDPQANKVERQTSPQTQDIDLIDFAAVHTFLKGGYIYSMPMEKMPTTDKPIAAIFRYPVAAVTV, from the coding sequence ATGGATTACGATGAATTTGATTTAGCGATTTATATGGATTTAATTTCCCAAGTAGAGATCGAAGATTTAGCAAAAATTGAGCAACAACCTTGTGTCTCGATCTATATCCCGACAGTGATGGCAGGGCCAGAGACTCGTCAAAATTCAATTCGCTACAAAAACGCAATTACAGAAGCAGAAGAACATTTAGAAAAGCGAGGAAGTAGCGATACCCAAGTTCAGGAAATTTTAAAACCCGCTCGATTGTTGATAGAAGATTATGACTTTTGGCAGAACCAAAGCGAAGGTTTAGCGGTGTTTATTGCTGCCGATTTCCTGCGTTATTATCGCTTACCCCATTGTTTTACTCAATCATCTGTCGTTAGCAGCCGCTTCCAGCTTAAGCCTTTGCTGCCCTGGTTCGCCAGAGATAGGAAGTTTTATCTTCTTGCACTTTCGCAGAACGAGCTAAAACTGTTTTTATGCGATCGATATGGAATTCAAGAGGTTGAAGATTTGCCTGATGAGGTACCGCAAAGTTTAGCAGAAGCATTGCGATACGACGATCCCCAAAAACAACTCCAGCATCATAGCGGCGATGGTTCCGGTAGTGCTGCCGTTTACCACGGTCAAGGTGTCGGTACGACCGATAATAAGGAGAAAATTAAAGAGTATTGCCAAAAAATCGACAGTGGCTTGCAGTCATTATTCAACAAAGAATCATTTCCTCTTGTGTTAGCGGGTGTTGAGTATGTCGTCTCGATTTATCAGCAAGCTAATTCTTACGCGCATCTCCTGTCTGAAGGGGTGATTGGTAATCCCGAAAATATTCAGCATCAGGAATTGCACCAGCAAGCGTTGCAAGTCATAGAACCCCGTTGGCAAGCTGAGGAACAGCAAGCAATTGCTACTTATCAAGAATCAATCCAATTAGCTGACACGACAGAGAAAGCGAGTTCGCAACTTGAAAGGATTGTACCTGCTGCTTACAACGGTCAGGTGGATACTCTCTTGATTGCAGAGGACTGGGAAGCTTGGGGGAAATTTGACCCGCAGGCGAATAAAGTCGAGAGACAAACTTCACCGCAAACGCAGGATATCGACCTCATTGATTTTGCTGCGGTGCATACTTTTCTGAAGGGAGGTTATATCTACAGTATGCCGATGGAGAAGATGCCAACGACCGACAAACCGATTGCTGCTATTTTCCGCTATCCAGTAGCTGCGGTAACGGTCTAA
- a CDS encoding lysylphosphatidylglycerol synthase transmembrane domain-containing protein — MNTFLRQAFTRIKPYLRWLVLGGILFFLVKTIKDRWQDAIAIRIDHSGWMLLAIAFGFTLIAHMWSGCVWGWILREFNQPAKLLWSIRTYLKTNIAKYLPGNVWHYYGRIKAAQDVGASFGIATVSVLLEPLLMAAAALAVALICAPQGNIGIRLPFLCGLLVAFHPRILNPILNYLAKVKGKKKGKNSSEPQTQRVKRYPLIPLLGEIGFVGLRGTGFLFVVFALHSLSIEQIPAVLSAFCIAWLLGLVVPGAPGGIGVFEATAIALLEGTLSSGLIISIVILYRLIGTLAEALGAGLAWLNERWLVSRARSATHSFKDLDT; from the coding sequence ATGAACACTTTCCTCCGCCAAGCTTTCACTCGTATAAAACCTTATTTGCGATGGTTGGTTTTGGGCGGAATTTTATTTTTCTTAGTTAAAACGATTAAAGATCGCTGGCAGGACGCGATCGCGATTCGGATCGATCATTCGGGTTGGATGCTTTTGGCAATTGCGTTTGGTTTTACCTTGATTGCTCATATGTGGTCGGGGTGCGTGTGGGGGTGGATTCTTCGGGAATTCAACCAACCCGCAAAATTGTTATGGAGCATTCGCACATATCTCAAAACCAATATTGCCAAGTATCTACCGGGAAATGTTTGGCACTATTACGGTCGAATTAAAGCCGCGCAAGATGTTGGTGCATCTTTTGGAATCGCAACGGTCAGCGTCTTGCTCGAACCCTTGCTGATGGCTGCTGCTGCTTTAGCGGTTGCTTTAATCTGCGCTCCCCAGGGAAATATTGGGATTCGCCTGCCCTTTCTCTGCGGGCTTTTGGTGGCATTCCATCCGCGCATTTTGAATCCCATCCTCAACTATTTAGCAAAGGTGAAAGGGAAAAAGAAGGGAAAAAATTCTTCCGAACCGCAGACGCAGCGAGTCAAGCGCTATCCCCTGATTCCTTTGTTGGGGGAAATTGGGTTTGTGGGTTTGCGGGGAACGGGATTTTTATTTGTGGTGTTTGCGCTCCATTCCCTCAGCATCGAGCAGATTCCCGCGGTTCTGAGTGCATTTTGTATTGCCTGGTTGTTGGGGTTGGTGGTTCCCGGCGCGCCTGGAGGAATTGGGGTTTTTGAAGCGACCGCGATCGCGCTCTTGGAAGGAACATTATCTTCAGGGCTTATTATTAGCATTGTAATTTTATATCGCCTGATCGGTACGTTAGCTGAAGCCCTTGGTGCTGGATTGGCGTGGTTGAACGAACGTTGGCTTGTTTCCCGCGCGCGGTCGGCAACCCACTCTTTCAAAGATCTAGACACGTGA
- a CDS encoding ABC transporter substrate-binding protein, whose product MGRRGLRVCSILVCAIALSSCTGLLATSGEPVSQMVTSTLSDPKTFNYAFNQEFPHVFLRTAEGLVSENSETAEIEPNLAESWEISEDRLRIIFTLRDGLKWSDGEPLTVDDVIFTYNDIYLNEAIPTDTRDILRVGESKQLPTVRKLDERRVEFIVPEPFAPFLATTGLPLLPAHALRESVETKTPDGKLKFLTKWGVDTPPDEIIVNGPYKIKSYATGERVVFERNPHYWRKDEAGQQLPYLDELVWQIVESQDTSLLQFRSGGLDAVGTSPDFFSLLKREEKRGKFTIYNAGPAYGTTFISFNLNKGKRNGKPLVDPVKSRWFNTLEFRQAVAYAIDRQTMINNTFHGLGVLQNSPISIQSPFYFPPEKGLKTYDYNLEKAKELLLSAGFKYNNKEQLLDAEGNRVRFVAITNAENKIRVAMLAQIKQDLSKIGIEVQLNPISFSILVDKLSDSLDWECYLLGFTGGNEPNSGANIWSVDGGLHSFNQKPPAGQPALEGREVYDWEQEISDLYIQGARELDLEKRKEIYGETQRLTQEYLPAIHLVNPLSLGAVRDRFQNIKYVALPDKFWNIHEIKMSEED is encoded by the coding sequence ATGGGTCGGCGCGGCTTAAGGGTATGCTCGATCTTAGTTTGCGCGATCGCGCTCTCAAGTTGTACCGGGCTTTTAGCAACTTCTGGCGAACCCGTTTCCCAGATGGTGACCAGCACCCTGAGCGATCCCAAAACCTTTAATTATGCTTTCAATCAAGAGTTTCCCCATGTATTTCTGCGTACGGCAGAGGGATTGGTGTCAGAAAACTCTGAAACGGCTGAAATTGAGCCTAACCTTGCGGAGTCCTGGGAAATTTCGGAAGACCGGTTGCGCATCATTTTCACGCTGCGCGACGGGTTAAAGTGGTCGGATGGGGAACCCCTAACGGTTGATGATGTCATCTTCACCTATAACGATATCTATCTCAACGAAGCGATTCCCACCGATACAAGAGATATTTTGCGAGTGGGAGAAAGCAAACAACTCCCCACGGTTCGCAAGCTAGATGAGAGACGGGTTGAATTTATCGTTCCCGAACCCTTTGCACCGTTTCTCGCTACGACGGGTCTGCCGCTTTTACCCGCTCACGCATTGCGCGAGTCGGTGGAAACCAAAACCCCCGATGGAAAGCTGAAATTTTTAACGAAATGGGGCGTTGATACTCCCCCAGACGAAATTATTGTTAACGGGCCCTATAAAATCAAAAGTTACGCCACTGGCGAGCGCGTGGTCTTCGAGCGCAATCCTCACTATTGGCGCAAGGACGAAGCGGGTCAGCAACTCCCGTATTTAGATGAGTTGGTTTGGCAAATTGTGGAGAGCCAAGATACTTCCCTCTTGCAGTTTCGTTCTGGGGGATTGGATGCGGTGGGGACTTCGCCGGATTTTTTCTCTTTGCTCAAACGGGAGGAAAAACGGGGCAAATTTACGATTTATAATGCGGGTCCGGCATATGGAACCACGTTTATTTCTTTCAATCTCAATAAAGGAAAACGGAATGGTAAACCGTTAGTCGATCCTGTTAAATCCCGTTGGTTCAACACGCTCGAATTTCGTCAAGCGGTTGCTTACGCGATCGATCGCCAGACAATGATTAATAATACTTTTCACGGATTAGGCGTTCTACAAAACTCTCCCATCTCCATTCAATCGCCCTTTTATTTCCCACCGGAGAAGGGGTTAAAAACCTACGATTACAACCTCGAAAAAGCGAAAGAGCTACTTCTTAGTGCGGGGTTTAAATATAACAACAAAGAACAACTTCTTGATGCGGAAGGCAATCGCGTTCGTTTCGTTGCAATTACCAATGCAGAGAATAAAATTCGGGTGGCAATGCTCGCTCAAATCAAACAGGATCTGAGTAAAATTGGCATTGAAGTTCAACTCAATCCGATTTCTTTTAGTATTCTTGTAGATAAACTCTCCGATTCTCTCGATTGGGAGTGCTATTTACTTGGGTTTACGGGGGGAAATGAACCCAATAGCGGTGCTAATATTTGGTCGGTTGATGGAGGGTTACACAGTTTCAATCAAAAACCCCCAGCGGGTCAACCTGCCCTTGAAGGACGAGAAGTTTACGATTGGGAGCAGGAAATCAGCGATCTTTATATCCAGGGCGCGCGAGAGTTGGACTTGGAGAAACGGAAGGAAATTTATGGAGAAACGCAACGCCTGACACAGGAGTATTTACCTGCCATTCATCTGGTCAATCCTCTCTCGTTAGGGGCAGTGCGCGATCGTTTTCAGAATATAAAATACGTGGCACTCCCCGATAAGTTTTGGAATATTCACGAAATCAAAATGAGCGAAGAAGATTGA
- a CDS encoding BON domain-containing protein, with translation MNKLTAFLLGSLLLTGAVACDTARTSADAPSSVDGEVEDPQDVEETREDASSEIRQEQLDSDIRAREQRNDIAGDQTERNDSDLESEVRAKLEANIPRAKLTVDAEEGVVGIVGTVTDQEEYDTIEPLAKEILGVKEVNMDVKVVPATES, from the coding sequence ATGAATAAACTGACCGCATTTTTGCTAGGAAGTCTGTTGCTGACGGGTGCTGTTGCTTGTGACACCGCCAGAACCAGTGCAGATGCGCCTTCTTCCGTAGATGGAGAAGTTGAAGATCCACAAGACGTTGAAGAAACAAGAGAAGATGCCTCCAGCGAAATACGCCAAGAGCAACTCGATTCTGATATTCGAGCGCGGGAGCAACGAAACGATATCGCAGGGGATCAAACCGAAAGAAACGATTCCGATCTTGAAAGCGAAGTTCGCGCGAAGCTAGAAGCAAATATTCCTCGCGCCAAACTGACCGTCGATGCAGAAGAAGGGGTAGTGGGTATAGTTGGAACCGTTACCGACCAAGAGGAATACGATACAATCGAACCTTTAGCGAAGGAAATTTTGGGGGTCAAAGAAGTCAACATGGACGTTAAAGTTGTCCCCGCTACAGAATCCTAA